A genome region from Etheostoma cragini isolate CJK2018 chromosome 4, CSU_Ecrag_1.0, whole genome shotgun sequence includes the following:
- the LOC117942703 gene encoding transcription factor HES-2-like, with amino-acid sequence MKPAEIRFSLQRPLQHRDPDMAPTITAAMTNSQEHLTLTHKLRKPLVEKLRRERINSSIEQLKSLLSPEFLKQQPDSKLEKADILEMTVCVLRRLQQQNQQQRRLLNHINKLQSSSDNNLREADFSLLSSTVQTSITKEKSPVNSAVWRPW; translated from the exons ATGAAGCCAGCAGAGATCAGATTCTCTCTACAGAGACCTCTACAGCACAGAGATCCAGACATGGCACCTACAATCACTGCAGCAATGACCAATTCTCAGGAGCATCTGACTCTGACCCACAAG CTCAGAAAGCCTCTGGTGGAAAAGTTACGCAGAGAGCGAATCAACAGCAGCATTGAGCAGCTCAAGTCTCTCCTGAGTCCAGAGTTCCTCAAACAGCAGCCAGACTCCAAGCTGGAGAAAGCAGACATCCTGGAGATGACAGTTTGTGTCCTGAGAcggctgcagcagcagaatCAACAGCAGAGAAGACTGCTGAACCACATCAACAAGCTGCAGTCTTCCTCTGATAACAACCTGAGAGAGGCTGACTTCTCTCTTCTGAGCTCCACAGTCCAGACCAGCATCACCAAAGAGAAGAGTCCAGTCAACAGCGCCGTCTGGAGACCGTGGTAG
- the LOC117942697 gene encoding transcription factor HES-5-like, which yields MKPAEIRFSLQRPLQHRDPDMAPTITAAMTNSQEHLTLTHKLRKPLVEKLRRERINSSIEQLKSLLSPEFLKQQPDSKLEKADILEMTVCVLRRLQQQNQPVDSAAVGQGYSRCVQEVTHFLSKEQVKTQSQRRLLNHINKLQSSSDNNLREADFSLLSSTVQTSITKEKSPVNSAVWRPW from the exons ATGAAGCCAGCAGAGATCAGATTCTCTCTACAGAGACCTCTACAGCACAGAGATCCAGACATGGCACCTACAATCACTGCAGCAATGACCAATTCTCAGGAGCATCTGACTTTGACCCACAAG CTCAGAAAGCCTCTGGTGGAGAAGTTACGCAGAGAGCGAATCAACAGCAGCATTGAGCAGCTCAAGTCTCTCCTGAGTCCAGAGTTCCTCAAACAGCAGCCAGACTCCAAGCTGGAGAAAGCAGACATCCTGGAGATGACAGTTTGTGTCCTGAGAcggctgcagcagcagaatCAACCTGTGGACTCAGCAGCTGTCGGTCAGGGCTATTCCAGATGTGTCCAAGAGGTGACACACTTCCTGTCCAAAGAGCAGGTGAAGACCCAGTCCCAGAGAAGACTGCTGAACCACATCAACAAGCTGCAGTCTTCCTCTGATAACAACCTGAGAGAGGCTGACTTCTCTCTTCTGAGCTCCACAGTCCAGACCAGCATCACCAAAGAGAAGAGTCCAGTCAACAGCGCCGTCTGGAGACCGTGGTAG